Proteins from a genomic interval of Trifolium pratense cultivar HEN17-A07 linkage group LG6, ARS_RC_1.1, whole genome shotgun sequence:
- the LOC123888657 gene encoding calmodulin-interacting protein 111-like produces the protein MASRIVPQQQPRGADLVGLRNCANTICLRHSIELKFKKTCIGSLDDITEEPAPTNSATNSSDHSEKRQVTFEDFQKARLEIRPSAMKEVTLEVLKVKWEDIGGQREVKNQLLETLVWPQKHRDAFTRIGTDAPSGVLMYGPPGCSKTLMARAVASEAGLNFLAVKGPELFSKWVGESEKAVRSLFVKARDNAPSVIFFDEIDSLAMNRGRDGDGVSVSDRVMAQLLVQMDGVRSRGDVAVIAATNRPDNIDPALLRPGRFDRQLYVGPPNEKDREEIFSIHLRKTPYDSDVSMKELAQLTDGYTGADISLVCRQAALAALEESFDASVVTMKHFKMAIEQVQLSEIQFYQKFSATFHRGVRSDSVDVNG, from the exons ATGGCTTCAAGAATTGTTCCTCAACAACAACCTAGAG GTGCTGATTTAGTTGGCCTCCGCAATTGCGCAAATACTATTTGTCTACGACATTCTATCGAACTTAAATTTAAAAAGACTTGCATTGGTAGTTTGGATGACATAACAGAGGAACCCGCTCCGACTAATAGTGCAACAAACTCAAGCGACCATTCAG AAAAGAGACAAGTGACTTTTGAGGATTTTCAAAAGGCTAGGCTCGAAATAAGACCTAGTGCCATGAAAGAG GTGACCCTTGAGGTTCTAAAGGTTAAATGGGAAGATATTGGCGGCCAAAGGGAAGTCAAAAACCAATTATTGGAAACACTAGTATGGCCCCAAAAGCACCGAGATGCATTCACCCGTATTGGGACTGATGCTCCATCAGGTGTATTGATGTATGGGCCTCCAGGTTGTAGCAAAACCCTAATGGCACGTGCAGTTGCTTCTGAAGCAGGACTGAACTTTCTAGCAGTCAAGGGTCCTGAACTCTTCAGCAAATGGGTTGGCGAATCTGAGAAGGCTGTCAGATCATTGTTTGTTAAAGCAAGGGACAATGCCCCATCAGTAATATTTTTCGATGAAATAGATAGTCTTGCTATGAATCGTGGGAGAGATGGTGATGGTGTTTCCGTGTCTGATAGGGTCATGGCTCAACTCCTTGTTCAAATGGATG GTGTGCGTAGCAGAGGTGATGTTGCTGTTATAGCTGCTACAAATAGGCCAGACAATATTGATCCTGCTCTTTTAAGACCAG GACGATTTGACCGTCAGCTATATGTTGGACCTCCAAATGAGAAGGACCGAGAAGAGATCTTTAGCATTCATTTGCGCAAAACTCCATATGATTCTGATGTTAGCATGAAAGAACTGGCTCAACTGACAGATGGTTATACTGGGGCTGATATATCACTTGTATGTCGACAAGCAGCTCTTGCAGCATTGGAG GAAAGCTTTGATGCTTCTGTTGTAACAATGAAGCACTTTAAGATGGCAATCGAACAAGTTCAGCTCTCTGAAATTCAGTTCTATCAAAAATTCTCAGCAACATTTCATAGGGGCGTGCGCTCTGATTCGGTCGACGTAAATGGTTAA
- the LOC123888659 gene encoding G2/mitotic-specific cyclin S13-6-like → MASRIVPQQQPRGDAVVGGGKPVKKNGVSGEGRNRRALLDIGNVVTLKGVEVKANRPVTRSFCAQQLANAEAAKVNENNKKQACANVPTASVDGVAAVSKRVPPKPAVQKKVTAKPKPVEVIQISDEKDGEDMTVHKKKEADVNSKKKRPRTLTSVLTARSKQVWFFCYEPCTDSTKYNFFKA, encoded by the exons ATGGCTTCAAGAATTGTTCCTCAACAACAACCTAGAG GTGATGCTGTAGTGGGGGGAGGGAA ACCGGTGAAGAAGAACGGTGTATCAGGTGAAGGAAGGAACCGAAGAGCACTTCTTGATATTGGGAATGTTGTCACTCTAAAAGGTGTTGAAGTCAAGGCAAATCGCCCTGTCACAAG GAGTTTTTGTGCACAACAACTTGCCAATGCTGAAGCAGCAAAAGTTAATGAGAATAACAAG AAACAGGCTTGTGCCAATGTTCCTACTGCTTCTGTTGATGGAGTTGCAGCAGTGTCTAAAAGAGTGCCCCCTAAACCAGCTGTTCAGAAGAAAGTCACTGCAAAACCAAAGCCTGTTGAAGTCATTCAAATCTCAGATGAAAAGGACGGTGAAGACATGACTGTGCACAAGAAAAAGGAAGCAGATGTTAATTCCAAGAAAAAACGACCACGCACTCTTACTTCTGTTCTCACAGCCAGAAGCAAGCAAGTTTGGTTCTTCTGTTATGAACCAT GTACTGATTCAACAAAGTACAACTTCTTCAAGGCATAG
- the LOC123888660 gene encoding myosin-6-like has translation MTIGFRSSPSANLPTPSEVVRKVEAKYPDLVFKQQLTAYVEKIYGILRDNLKKELASFISLCIQAPRTSKGVLRSGRSFSKDSPMGHWQSIIESLNTILCTMKENFVPPVLVQKIFSQTFSYINIQLFNSLLLRRDCCPFSNGEYVKVDLAELEMWCCQAKEEYAETSWD, from the exons ATGACTATA GGTTTTCGGTCATCTCCTTCTGCCAACCTTCCTACCCCATCGGAGGTTGTACGCAAAGTAGAGGCTAAGTATCCTGATTTGGTTTTCAAGCAACAGCTCACAGCCTATGTggagaaaatatatggtatCTTGCGGGACAACTTGAAGAAAGAGTTGGCATCATTTATTTCGTTATGTATCCAG GCACCAAGAACATCTAAGGGAGTCTTAAGATCTGGCCGATCTTTTAGTAAAGATTCTCCCATGGGTCATTGGCAGAGTATTATTGAATCCCTCAACACTATTCTCTGTACTATGAAAGAGAACTTT GTGCCTCCTGTCCTTGTCCAAAAGATCTTCTCTCAAACATTTTCATATATTAACATTCAACTCTTCAACAG TCTTCTTCTGCGGCGTGATTGTTGTCCATTCAGCAATGGAGAATATGTGAAggttgatttagcagaattggaGATGTGGTGCTGCCAAGCAAAGGAGGAg TATGCTGAGACATCTTGGGATTAG